A window of Penaeus chinensis breed Huanghai No. 1 chromosome 9, ASM1920278v2, whole genome shotgun sequence genomic DNA:
TAAGAGGTGGAGAAACCAACAGATGTAAATAATTTAAATCCcctgttgtcattatcaaaaaAGGATTAATTTCAACAGTGGCAATTTTTCTCCATGATATCTATTAGTGTAAAAAGTCAAGCACTATAAATAGAATACCTAGGAATGTAAATCTTGAAACAAGGACCGAGAGGGAATGGAAACAAACTTGAGTGAGGGCCAtgaaaaatacatgaaatactATTAAGATCCAAAATTACTCTACAGAAATTCAAGAGCATAATTACCAAAGATACAATTACAGTAATTCAAGTGACCATCGTAGTCCTAGCAATTCTGGCACTTTGACAAAGGCCAAAAGATCATGAGTTTGTAGACTTCCCTGGATACCTATCATTAAATCAGAGATAAGTTTAAGTTCTGTCTCGTCAAAACATTATTTGTTGTAATGAGATGCAGTCCTCAGTTCAAGAGCCACCGAAGAAATTAGCAAATTAAAATTACCTTCTCATTAAGTAAACCATCTGCATCCTTTTCTCTCACATCCTGAAAAATATTGTCAATTCTTTCTCGAATGTAAGGAAACGCAACAAGAGCcgataatgattttaaataaaCCTTTCTTGACAAGGATAGAGCCTCCCTCCTCTTTGCTGAACTTAGCTGTACACGCTTAAGGTCGTAGAAATTCTCTGCGAACGATGCACCTGtacaatgagaaaaaataaaatgaatcaataaattTGGAATAATAAACATTGCTAAGCATGCACAGCCTCAACCTACGAATATATAACTGATGTAATATTGGAGAAAACAAATTACAAATTATGTTACACTCACCATAGTTTGAAAGATAGTGATGCTGGATGACGAGATTGAACATCACGAATATCTCATTACTGAACCGCAAACACCAGCCGTATTTCTCAGGATTGCTCTCTGCTAAAaccttaaaagagagaaaaaattaaataactGTTATATCTCACAAACTTATCCACATTCACCTTATTACAAACGTTACATAATACATTCATCTCATTACAATGGCACATAAACGAGATGGTAGCTGGCCAGAACAGACTCACGtaatcatacaaaaaataattaaacaatccTGCCAATTGAAAGATCCAAAATAACAGCATTAATCTGCTCATGAAATTAAACTGTAGGTGATAGAACGTTATGTCCTTGTAGATAAGACCAGGTAAAAATACTCATTTACATTCAAAGCTCAGGTGGGTGACAGTGCCAATCTCtgtcacgcactcactcacacaatagCTGTCACAAAGGATAAGAACCTTCACGATGTGTATATACTCTAAGCTCTCCTTTGCCTGAATATCTATTACAATccttgctttccctctttctccctcctcctctctctctctctctcatttcctttatctctctctctccctcatttcctttttctctctctcttctcttatagcATACCCATTATGAAGGATGCATGCTTGGCATGAAATATACTTAATAATGTCCTATTCTAGAGATACCCTTTTTTTTTGGCTTGGATTTATTTATCTAATGAAAAATATACAGACCCCTACCCtgacactgactgactgactgactgactgactgactgactgactgactgactgactgactgactgactgactgactgactgactgactgactgactgactgactgactgactgactgactgactgactgactgactgactgactgactgactgactgactgactgactgactgactgactgactgactgactcgttTCGTCTCttgtcagtctttctttctctctcttgcctttgatATTTTGCATATTGGTTGAACTTGGCATTTTCCCGtatctcttctattcctctctgtctgcctgtcagtcatctgtctctctctgtctctctctgtctctctctctctctctctctctctctctctctctctctctctctctctctctctctctctctctctctctctctctctctctctctctctctctctctctctctctctctctctctctctctctctctctctctctctctccttcatcactCTTCACCCCCAACCTCCTCTCACACTCCTTCACCTTCATCACATGCTTGACAGCCGGTTGCAACGTTGCCATAAGACTGTCCTGTGCAACGACATCGAACACCGAAGGCCTGTCTCTGGCCGTGATGGTGATGTGCGCTCCGTACTCCGCCATGGCTCGCGGTCGACTGGCGCAAGGGTGCTGCCTTGGGTGCTGGCTTGGGGGGTGCTGCTTTGGGTGCTGGCTTGGGTGCTGCTTTGGGGGGTGTTGTCTTGGGGGTGTCTTGGGACCTGCTTTGGAGGTTGTTGCCTTGGGTGCTGGCTTGGGGGGTGTTGCTTTGGGTGCTGGCTTAGGGGGTGTCTTGGGTGCTGCTTTGGGGGGTGTTGTCTTGGGGGTGTCTTGGGTGTTGCTTAGGGTGCTGGCTTGGGGGGTGTTGTCTTGGGGGCTGTTGCCTTGGGTGCTGGCTTGGGGGGTGTTGCTTTGGGTGCTGGCTTGGGGTGTGTGGCTTTGAGTGCTGGCTTGGGGGGTGTCTTGGGTGATGTTGCTTTGGGTGTTGTCTTTGATATTGGCTTGGGTGCTGTCTTGGATGTTGTTGCTTTGGGTGCTGTCTTAGTTGCTGTTGGCTTGGGTGTTGCTTTGGGTATTGTCTTGGGGGCTGTT
This region includes:
- the LOC125028765 gene encoding alpha carbonic anhydrase 8-like; this translates as MVKVNCIRDKPHKLYSLKATTPKATAPKIILKATPKATAPKTIPKATPKPTATKTAPKATTSKTAPKPISKTTPKATSPKTPPKPALKATHPKPAPKATPPKPAPKATAPKTTPPKPAP